A region of the Candidatus Cetobacterium colombiensis genome:
CAAATTTATAAGCCATCTCTCTTGGCATTCCCTCCATTACAGCTCCATCTGCTAAAGCTTCTATAAACATATAAACATAAGCTGGAGAGCTTCCACTCACTCCAACAACTGCATCCATCATATACTCTTGTACCACTTCTACTTCTCCCACTGACTTTAAAAGAGAACAAACAAATTCTAATTCCCCTTCGCTTGCCTTTTCATTTGAACAAAGTGCAGTCATTCCTTCACATACCATAGATGGAGTATTTGGCATAGTTCTAACAATTTTAACATCTTTTTGGAAGGCAGATATTAACTCTTCTAAAGTTTTTCCTGGAGCTATACTCACTATTTCTTTACATACAATATTTGAACTTACAACTCCCGTTAC
Encoded here:
- the proC gene encoding pyrroline-5-carboxylate reductase, with translation MVTGVVSSNIVCKEIVSIAPGKTLEELISAFQKDVKIVRTMPNTPSMVCEGMTALCSNEKASEGELEFVCSLLKSVGEVEVVQEYMMDAVVGVSGSSPAYVYMFIEALADGAVMEGMPREMAYKFAAQAVLGSAKMVLETGMHPGALKDMVCSPGGTTIEAVSILEERGMRSSVIEAIRGCVAKARKM